A stretch of the Phaeodactylum tricornutum CCAP 1055/1 chromosome 15, whole genome shotgun sequence genome encodes the following:
- a CDS encoding predicted protein yields MPETTNPSKHRRRGPEKSFSAAEQRRLLNRRHDQAVQIRKSRTADARQRKRQSNNAVLSSTKQEHDIVPLTNAWLSFLQQPDLEHLIALQNQLAVDGQSATVFFRKALEDQSGATARRFVRSLTHILQSDPRSVNPAIGVLLEIQEVTLVPTTLRAADAYYGSPPLQWSDLMLEEDDLMQKLLLHFGDSSVPTILTTILQDCPRAVRTLRSSWPRLVEALPITASCCEALVRQDASTPASDFLQVLTTSHITNLLRHSDESVSFAGAALLECLTRREDVAVEAIMRDGALVLALGEKLHFSVTCGVKNVHGRSLLHVFLQILGNIAVACEGHYVPMLISLQHQTHSTVSLVASLQETMQQRLNVEVLSVVGSWLCDAGLPFHLSTTEGVSSFIPTLLDILTDTNLSYSGTPLMEWQREAACALQTALSPPPVGPQALQDPAIEVTLSMIVTRYLWPNDAERKRQITQALVDLLDKPDWDAVTASLQILDRLLRVVPQSRIVMEECGAVRKLEGILDRTTEDLLAVDLAADLLDIFIGSDESDTEDDGVGMNAVTPGLRNDAFVFGMPTNANVGAFAFGDVPSATSVSAGRGRGRTLPAWMNNEHCQDG; encoded by the coding sequence ATGCCGGAAACGACGAATCCATCAAAGCACCGTCGAAGAGGACCGGAAAAATCGTTCTCGGCGGCGGAACAGCGTCGCCTTTTGAACCGGCGACACGACCAGGCGGTCCAGATACGCAAGTCTCGGACAGCGGATGCACGACAGCGGAAACGCCAAAGCAATAATGCAGTGCTTTCTTCAACAAAGCAAGAACATGATATTGTTCCGTTGACGAATGCGTGGCTAAGCTTTCTGCAACAACCAGATTTAGAACATTTAATTGCGCTCCAGAACCAGCTCGCCGTCGACGGACAAAGTGCCACGGTGTTCTTCCGAAAAGCCCTTGAGGACCAGAGCGGCGCAACGGCTCGAAGATTTGTAAGAAGTCTCACTCATATTCTGCAAAGTGATCCTCGGAGTGTGAATCCGGCAATCGGCGTTTTGCTAGAAATTCAAGAAGTTACTTTGGTACCCACCACGCTGAGGGCCGCCGATGCCTACTACGGAAGTCCTCCACTACAATGGAGCGATTTGATGCTTGAGGAGGACGACCTAATGCAGAAATTGTTATTGCATTTTGGAGACTCCAGTGTTCCAACAATTTTGACGACGATTTTGCAGGATTGTCCGCGTGCGGTTCGTACCCTCCGATCTTCCTGGCCGCGTCTGGTGGAGGCCTTGCCGATTACGGCCTCGTGTTGTGAAGCGCTGGTTCGACAAGATGCCTCAACGCCGGCAAgcgatttcttgcaggtaCTGACGACGTCCCATATTACCAACCTTCTTCGTCATTCGGATGAATCTGTTTCGTTTGCGGGAGCGGCGTTGTTGGAATGCTTGACGAGACGGGAAGATGTGGCCGTGGAAGCGATCATGCGAGACGGCGCCTTGGTCTTGGCACTTGGGGAGAAATTGCACTTCTCGGTCACTTGTGGCGTAAAAAACGTGCATGGCAGATCGCTTCTACACGTTTTCCTGCAAATACTGGGCAATATTGCGGTCGCTTGTGAGGGCCACTACGTTCCCATGTTGATATCATTACAGCATCAAACACATTCGACCGTTTCTCTGGTTGCTTCTTTACAAGAGACAATGCAGCAGCGGCTTAACGTCGAAGTGCTGTCGGTCGTCGGTTCCTGGTTGTGCGATGCAGGCTTACCTTTCCATCTAAGTACGACGGAGGGCGTATCGTCTTTCATTCCTACTCTATTGGACATTCTGACGGATACGAACTTGAGTTATTCTGGAACACCGTTGATGGAGTGGCAGCGTGAAGCTGCGTGCGCACTACAAACAGCGTTGAGCCCACCACCTGTAGGGCCTCAGGCTCTGCAAGATCCGGCCATTGAAGTGACGTTGTCGATGATCGTCACCAGATACTTGTGGCCTAACGATGCCGAACGAAAGCGACAAATCACGCAGGCGCTGGTGGATCTTTTGGACAAGCCCGATTGGGATGCGGTGACTGCATCTCTTCAAATCCTGGATCGTCTGTTGCGTGTGGTTCCGCAGTCACGTATTGTAATGGAAGAATGCGGCGCGGTTCGCAAGTTGGAAGGGATTCTGGATCGGACGACGGAAGACTTGCTAGCCGTGGACTTGGCCGCTGATTTACTCGACATATTTATCGGCAGTGACGAAAGCGATACGGAGGACGACGGAGTTGGGATGAATGCGGTAACACCAGGTTTGCGTAACGATGCGTTTGTCTTTGGAATGCCCACCAATGCGAACGTTGGtgcctttgcctttgggGATGTACCGTCAGCAACGTCCGTGTCAGCCGGCCGTGGTCGAGGTCGCACCTTACCCGCATGGATGAATAATGAGCATTGCCAAGATGGATAA
- a CDS encoding predicted protein: protein MSRKLQGMLAVVTLLLLLHHPIVLALGSSFTETLKPPLLDSPVFSLATVSPDGTLSTASPSTTNMNILTYATPVSMSPDRLWVIGLYKGTVTYDNFVASRRGTLQLLRPEHATLIPVLGGKSGRDTDKYNACKSLGFSWVASEMQSANNEEPWRLPSCSCYLQLECVELCEAGSHDVAICKVVGMQTDNSSNDDEDSGTRGTHLGTQALRSMGIITEQGRVAEQ from the coding sequence ATGTCGAGAAAACTACAAGGGATGTTGGCCGTCGTGACTCTATTGCTTCTGTTACATCATCCAATAGTTCTGGCTCTAGGAAGTTCGTTTACGGAGACGCTGAAGCCACCGCTCTTGGACTCTCccgtcttttccttggcgacTGTATCACCCGACGGCACCCTTTCGACAGCCTCACCATCTACTACCAATATGAATATTCTGACATACGCTACTCCTGTATCGATGTCACCGGATAGGCTATGGGTCATCGGTTTGTACAAGGGCACCGTCACGTACGATAATTTTGTGGCGTCGCGTCGTGGAACGTTGCAACTCTTGCGGCCAGAACATGCCACTCTAATACCCGTGTTGGGCGGGAAATCAGGACGAGACACTGACAAGTATAATGCTTGCAAATCGTTGGGATTCTCGTGGGTCGCTTCGGAAATGCAATCAGCAAATAACGAGGAACCGTGGAGGTTGCCATCCTGCAGCTGCTATCTTCAACTTGAGTGTGTGGAGCTGTGCGAGGCCGGTTCGCACGATGTCGCTATATGCAAAGTTGTGGGCATGCAAACcgacaacagcagcaacgacgatgaagattcTGGGACTCGTGGTACTCATCTCGGAACACAAGCCTTACGAAGTATGGGCATCATCACGGAGCAAGGACGGGTAGCGGAACAGTAG